In one Nitrospira sp. genomic region, the following are encoded:
- the cobS gene encoding adenosylcobinamide-GDP ribazoletransferase → MAVTRPFVFAWHFLTAIPLSRRHHDPTADELAASMAWYSTVGVMIGGLLALVDQALRGWMTVEVASVLVIVLLVLLTRGLHQDGLADTIDGLAGGRTVEDRLRIMRDPSVGALGATGLFLSLLLRYAGLLAVPQAWRVPVLLCMPAVGRLAMVCVACASPYARRDGGLAAAFLTNLSWRHVLVSTLVVAVVLTAALGAWPALATMGLGALLILWVRQGCRAWFGGVTGDLLGATNELIEILFLLLVPLLVLSR, encoded by the coding sequence ATGGCTGTGACCAGACCGTTTGTGTTTGCCTGGCATTTCCTGACGGCGATCCCGCTCAGCCGTCGTCATCATGATCCGACGGCCGATGAATTGGCTGCGTCGATGGCCTGGTATTCGACGGTCGGGGTGATGATCGGCGGGCTTCTCGCGCTTGTTGACCAGGCGTTGCGCGGGTGGATGACAGTCGAGGTGGCGAGCGTACTGGTGATCGTACTGTTGGTGCTGCTGACGCGCGGACTCCATCAAGACGGACTGGCGGACACCATCGATGGATTGGCCGGCGGCAGGACGGTAGAGGACCGGCTGCGCATCATGCGCGACCCGAGCGTCGGGGCGCTCGGCGCGACAGGCCTCTTTCTGTCCCTCCTGTTGCGCTATGCCGGACTGTTGGCGGTACCGCAAGCGTGGCGTGTTCCCGTGCTGCTCTGTATGCCGGCGGTGGGTCGTTTGGCGATGGTGTGCGTCGCCTGCGCCTCTCCCTACGCGCGGCGCGACGGAGGGTTGGCGGCGGCATTCCTCACGAATCTCTCGTGGCGGCATGTGCTGGTCTCGACTCTGGTGGTGGCCGTGGTCCTCACCGCAGCCTTGGGCGCATGGCCGGCCCTGGCCACGATGGGACTGGGTGCCCTCTTGATCCTGTGGGTGCGGCAGGGATGTCGCGCATGGTTCGGCGGCGTGACCGGTGATCTGCTCGGTGCCACCAATGAGCTGATCGAGATTTTGTTTCTGTTGCTGGTTCCTCTGCTGGTGCTGTCTCGATGA
- the cobT gene encoding nicotinate-nucleotide--dimethylbenzimidazole phosphoribosyltransferase: MMLDEAVRQIQPVDRESAAKAQIRLDGLTKPLGSLGRLEETAVRYAAITGELKPNVPRGVVVTFAADHGVATEGVSAYPSEVTPQMVLNFLRGGAGVNVLARHTDLEVRVVDIGVAYDFGSVQGLIQKKVRQGTGNLRREPAMSRTDAVQAMQVGLDLATEAAREGIGLIGTGEMGIGNTTPSAAITAVMTGRSVADVTGRGTGIDEAGRAHKIQVIQEAMDRHRPDRADAVDVLAKVGGLEIAGLAGLILGAARARVPVVLDGFIAGAAALIAVGIQPLCCDYLIASHRSVERGHQAILDHLGLKALLDLDLRLGEGTGACLGMGLVQASIKILTEMATFDEAGVSQRD, encoded by the coding sequence ATGATGCTCGATGAGGCGGTGCGACAGATTCAGCCGGTGGATCGCGAGAGTGCTGCGAAGGCTCAAATCCGTCTGGACGGGTTGACCAAACCTCTCGGCAGCCTGGGGAGGCTGGAAGAAACGGCCGTACGGTACGCTGCCATCACGGGAGAGCTAAAACCGAACGTGCCGCGTGGTGTCGTGGTTACGTTTGCGGCCGATCACGGAGTAGCGACGGAAGGGGTGAGCGCGTACCCGAGTGAGGTCACGCCTCAGATGGTACTGAATTTTCTCCGCGGCGGTGCAGGCGTGAATGTGCTGGCGCGACATACCGACCTCGAAGTTCGGGTGGTGGATATCGGCGTCGCGTATGACTTCGGCTCGGTACAGGGGCTCATTCAAAAAAAAGTCCGACAGGGGACGGGAAATCTCCGGCGAGAACCGGCCATGAGCCGGACCGACGCCGTGCAAGCGATGCAGGTCGGTCTTGATCTGGCGACTGAGGCCGCTCGAGAAGGCATCGGGCTCATCGGTACCGGTGAGATGGGCATCGGCAATACGACTCCCAGTGCGGCGATCACGGCCGTGATGACAGGTCGGTCCGTGGCCGACGTGACCGGACGCGGCACCGGCATCGACGAAGCCGGTCGCGCCCATAAGATTCAGGTGATTCAGGAGGCCATGGATCGACATCGTCCAGACCGCGCCGATGCGGTCGACGTCCTGGCGAAAGTGGGCGGGTTGGAGATCGCCGGCTTGGCCGGACTGATCCTGGGTGCGGCAAGGGCACGAGTGCCGGTGGTGTTGGATGGGTTCATTGCCGGCGCAGCCGCGTTGATCGCCGTGGGGATACAGCCACTCTGCTGCGACTACCTGATCGCCTCGCATCGATCGGTCGAACGAGGACACCAGGCGATCCTGGATCATCTGGGTCTCAAGGCGCTCCTGGATCTCGACTTGCGGCTTGGTGAAGGGACGGGGGCCTGTCTCGGCATGGGGTTGGTGCAGGCATCGATCAAGATTCTGACTGAGATGGCAACCTTCGATGAAGCCGGTGTCTCGCAACGTGACTGA
- the cobU gene encoding bifunctional adenosylcobinamide kinase/adenosylcobinamide-phosphate guanylyltransferase, translated as MPLPSKSMAQRRRSRSRLILVLGGAASGKSQVALEKAGRGGPRAFVATGQALDGEMTARIERHRATRSADWCTAEVPRALAEWFRSDGSRYRTIVVDCLTLWLSNLCGRRMVGQDMTGRVEELLQAIRRTSARVVLVSNELGFGLVPTSRDARAFRDIAGRVNQQFAAAADEVYFVMAGQPLRLK; from the coding sequence ATGCCGCTGCCAAGTAAGTCGATGGCGCAGCGCCGACGTTCACGTTCCCGTCTCATTCTCGTGCTGGGAGGGGCGGCTTCTGGGAAAAGCCAGGTGGCGTTGGAGAAGGCCGGCCGCGGGGGACCACGGGCGTTTGTGGCGACCGGGCAGGCACTTGACGGCGAAATGACCGCGCGTATCGAGCGGCACCGTGCGACCCGTTCGGCCGACTGGTGCACGGCGGAGGTTCCTCGTGCGCTGGCCGAGTGGTTTCGATCGGATGGCTCGCGATACCGCACGATCGTCGTGGATTGTCTGACCCTCTGGTTGAGCAATCTGTGTGGCCGTCGCATGGTCGGCCAGGACATGACTGGCCGTGTGGAGGAACTGCTGCAGGCGATTCGCCGGACTTCGGCGCGGGTCGTGTTGGTGAGCAACGAACTGGGGTTCGGGTTGGTGCCCACGAGCCGGGACGCGCGCGCGTTTCGCGACATCGCGGGTCGCGTCAATCAGCAGTTCGCCGCTGCAGCCGACGAAGTGTATTTCGTCATGGCCGGGCAACCGCTTAGACTGAAGTGA